In the genome of Arachis hypogaea cultivar Tifrunner chromosome 9, arahy.Tifrunner.gnm2.J5K5, whole genome shotgun sequence, the window TACATTTGTGACATTTTACTTCATtcaaacaatttatttttttaataaaattatgtcTTGATTTCTGGCGACGTTAAATTTCTGCTAACAATTATATTAACGAGAGTCTCCTAATTGTGGCTTACTTGTGCCAAAAAAATTAGGGTTATAAATTTAACATTACCATCGAATTTAACGTCGGTGATATCCGACGGTAATTTTGGCGCCTAAACACGTGAAATGGCGCTAACGTTACTGTCGGATGTATCTGACGGTAACCATCAACACAAACTCGACAAACCATTGAAAAAGACCGGCGATAACTCTGCTCGTAATTAGCATTGGACAAGACAAATTTGCCGGCAAGCTATTTCCGGTCAACCCAAGAACAACGATAAATTTGATGATAATCTTTTTGTCGACGGATTTATTTGATGAATCTAACGATACTCaacattttttataatataaaaagtaaaatttttaccaaactaagcctagGAAACATAAATCTTAAGAATAGCTTTTTCTTTTGATAATTGCAAAATTTGTTAAATCATTTAAACAATTCCCTTATctttaaactaatttttattttttaatttttgcatccTCTTTAACTCCTCTCCTTCTGAACTATTCCTAATCTGTGGGCCGACGCAGGCCCAACAGGTCCATGATTCCGGTTCCCGACAATGCCACGCGGAGTCTTTCGATTTCGTTTCAAGAGGAGGTGTTCTTGCTTCCGATCAACAAGGCCAAGGCCtccgccaccgccaccgccatgTCGCCTGCTTCCGACAACTCCAGGAAGGCCGCTGCAACTCCAAAGTGGTGGAGGTCAACTCCCGTGAGGAGAGATTAAGACAAAAAGGTTCGGAGATCAGTACCAGTGACCGGGTCAGACCCGGAACCTGCACTCAGGTTCGAATAGTCTCTATAAAAGTATAGATTGTACTGTTGAAAATAGAACTGAAAAAGTGGTACGTATATTGCAGCAATTGATGATTTTTGATGGTGGTGATAGTAGAAGGTCTTTTGGTGGTGGGTTGCAAGATTGGGTTTAGATTTGGAAAAAAACTCAGTTGTtgaaaagtgaaaataataataacaaaagaggaagaagaaagattgTGAAATTGTGTAGGAACGGTGATAAAATATTAGTAAGGGTAATTTGAAAGTTTTAAATAGATTTTTAGATTTTGATTAGTTTtgtcaattaaaatttattttttattggtttaatattagttttattttttttatgaatagatttattaatgtttaaatcttttaataattaaaaataattatttattctatatttataagAGAAGTTTTTTGGTACTTATAATTTTTGTACCTAAATTAGTTAAAGTAGAGataaaaaaagatagaatttactcttttatttttagattttatatctaaaatttagccacaataaaaaataccatattataatataatatacttTAGTGAGAATAAAAAGGGAAATATTTTCGGAGCCCTAAATATCAGGAAACCCTAACACTCTATAAAAGCTCACCGTCACTCGTTGTTCTTACTCAAGTCTCTTGAATCTCTCACGGCTAGGCTCTGCTCTGCtctgctcttctcttctcttctcgtTTCTTCGATCTTAGAAGTTAGAGCAAAGAACTGCAACCATGCTGGTTTACCAGGATCTTCTTACAGGTGAAAAGCTTTCACCTTTTTctgttatatttattttctatttttatttttattcctttgCTATGTGTGTAATTTAAGATCTCAGTTGTTGTATGTTTTTATGGATGAGGATCGAAACTTGTTAAATAAAGTAAATTTCGTGTTATGTTTGGTAGAATATGTAGTTCTTAGGATCCACTTTCATTGATTCTGCTAGTCCTTTAATAAACTCTGTGATAAAGTTTTCCCGGGTTTAGATTTGTTCTTGCCCCAAGAAGCTCTGCTTATGATAAGtcgttttaattaataattattaaggtTGTTTGCTATTTTTTCTATCTGAGATTATAATTTTCTGTCTATCTCTGGGTTATCCTTTTACACTTGCTGTGATTATCTCAGATTCTAaatcttttctgatttttttaatCAGTCTGGTTGTTGATCAGTTAGATCATCATGCAATTAAGTGGTCCTCACTATCAATATAATTATGCTTTTgcaaattgattaattaattaattaattaattgtgaaAGTGAGTTAATACGGTTGATCTGATGGTAATAGTTAAGTGCTTGAACTCGTCTAACTTGGATTTCTTGATGAATGTTTTAGGCGATGAACTTCTCTCTGACTCGTTCCCTTACAAGGAAATTGAGAATGGAATCCTCTGGGAAGTTGAAGGAAAGGTTAGGAAATAGGAACTCCTTATATTCTGGAATCTTTGTTTCCTTTTCAGGGTTTGTTTTTTCGTTTGTTAAGTGTTGATGAGTTAATTGTGTAATGTGGGTTTTGGCAGTGGGTTGTTCAAGGAGCAATTGATGTAGATATTGGTGCTAACCCTTCCGCAGAAGGCGGAGAAGAGGATGAGGGTGTCGATGATCAAACTGTCAAAGTAGTTGATATTGTTGATACTTTTAGGCTTCAGGtcaggcatatatatatatatatatatatatataagaaaaaaccATATTTGGATACTTCGCTatgcaaatatttttttatcttcttatttACTTGTATTTTGTTCAATTTTTACAGGAGCAACCAGCTTTTGATAAGAAACAATTTGTTACTTTCATGAAGAGATACATTAAGTTGCTGACAGCCAAATTAGAGCCAGAGAAGCAAGAGCACTTCAAGAAGAACATTGAGGGAGCAACTAAGTTCCTCCTCTCAAAGCTCAGTGACCTTCAATTGTAGGTTCTTCCCCAATCTAATTACATTATCCTACTCCttcaattttataataaattacacTCACCTCTCTTGAGCTTTAAGTCATATAACCGTTTACATTAATCTTGTCTTGAGATTTATGTGATACTGTGGTAATACATTTGATACCATTATGTCTTGTGGAATGTGACACTAATGGGACAAATCATGTTGTAGCTTGGGTAAGCTATCACTTAATAACTAATGCTAATTGATTGCGTATCAATGTTGCAGTTTTGTTGGGGAGAGCATGCACGATGATGGAAGCCTGGTGTTTGCATATTACAAGGAAGGTGCAACTGATCCTACTTTTCTCTACTTTGCTCATGGATTGAAGGAAGTCAAGTGTTAAGCACCTGGTTCCGAGACTTTGTATCGGTTTGCAGACGCATTAGTTATATGAAGATCTCTTATATTTGAGCTAGATAAAAAAAatcttcataatttagtctgttGTGTTTTTGGGATTTGGTATTCTTTAGTAATTGACATTGAGTGTTCATTGTTATGTTATAAGGAGAGCTTTGTTTCCAAGATTTGCTTTCCAAGATGTTTtcctatatttatttttagaggAGTGTGTTATcgcaaaataatttaatttaattctcaaCTTAATAAAGATATAAATAAACAAGGATAAAATTGTCATGTCAAATTCAGTTATTTTTAGTTTCTGAAGTTTTTTCCtacaaaattggaaaaaaaatcgtTTTGGTCGACCCTAAAACTATTATGTATATACTCCCCATTCAAGCCAGGGAAAAACATTAAAATTTATCCAACCACGGTTTTGTATGGTCCCATGAGATTTGTCAAGAATTATCCACCCTATGTTAGCTGGAAATACCGAAGTAGTGCTGGAAATCGGACTGGATTGGCCGGCCGAGCTGGTTCAACCCGaacatgataataataaaaatggttcgGCCAGCTGTCAATAACAGCTAATTAAAGAACTGTTTGAAAACTGTTGAACCAGTTGAAAACCGGCCAGTTGGACTAGGCCGGTGACCGGCCGATTCTAAGAAAACGGCACCGTTTTacgtttaaaaagaaaaaaaaaaaaaaccaaaagccACTCGTGACCCCCTCCCTCCAGCCCCCTAAGCAAAATCAAAACGGCAAAACCTTAGCCTTAGGTTCCTTGCCGCCGCCGTCCCGGGT includes:
- the LOC112710805 gene encoding translationally-controlled tumor protein homolog, whose protein sequence is MLVYQDLLTGDELLSDSFPYKEIENGILWEVEGKWVVQGAIDVDIGANPSAEGGEEDEGVDDQTVKVVDIVDTFRLQEQPAFDKKQFVTFMKRYIKLLTAKLEPEKQEHFKKNIEGATKFLLSKLSDLQFFVGESMHDDGSLVFAYYKEGATDPTFLYFAHGLKEVKC